Part of the Rana temporaria chromosome 11, aRanTem1.1, whole genome shotgun sequence genome, AGAAAGAGGGGATGAGAAAGAGGGAACTGGGGATGAGAAAAGTTaaacaaattaatttaaaaaaagaaatgttttattgTTGCTGTGTGTTATTGTTACCCATTGTTGTTTGCTTTGTGGGAACgccaatcagctgcagcactgatctgtgtattttgACAGCGGCAGGGTGCTGCTCTCACAATACATACGTCAGTGCCTGCAGCGCTCCAGGGGGAAATTTCTCCAgctacagtaaaaaaaagaaaaaagcaagtGTATGGCGAAGCATTAGGAGCGTGGGGTGGTCAGCGGGCGGATCGCTCCTATGCTTCACCATATACTTTATTCACTTTTTTCTGGCAGAGACTACTTCATTCATATCGCACCAGAGatcgttgatccagggaatatctgattgcctcccaggggatcaggaaggatggaCCAATGTCTTTATAAACCTCACTATGTAACATCGATcgatgtgaatggaggaatctgttctcTTTTTCGTATGCCCAGCATTAGGAGCGTGGGGTGGTCAGCGGGCGGATCGCTCCTATGCTGTGGCCAATGGTTTTTACGGGCAGAGATTTGTTCATCCACATCGATcgatgtgaatggaggaatctgctATGTATGCCCAACATAcccaattaggagagagtagatggcacacacagattataagacgtccagatgtacataaactgaccgctccatgctttagatagatgtacacacacacaagccaattaggagagagtagatcgcacacacagattataggatgaggccgtactacaaacatacacccaacattagagaaagtatgactagcatccagtagggtagcttagtgtagatcctgccctagaagagtctaccttgtcgtggtgggcaggcttggaatctcttggtcagaagagtgtcagcgaatgggcgagaggatcactagatcttcacttctggccaattgatttttaccaaaggactcttggggTTAATCCGAGTATATAGAGATAGAAAAGGAAACAATGTGTCTGGATCCAGAATTCTACTTTCATAAACACATTAAAaatgttgtagatttatatttgaATTGCTTCTTCTTTTATGTAACCCTTTCATGATCGGGGGGTCATTACCCCTTGGATGCCCAGGCCACATTTacaaggctggaaggggctctatggcgactgtgggggaggggaggtgtaATAGATGTTTATGTAGTAAAGTGATTgagaaaaaacctgcaagacaaagacataataaTAATGAAGAGCATCTCATTATCAATGACTTAcctcgaagcccccgcagccgttcCTCAGACATCGCTCCGGGGGGCCCGACAtcgctcccggagttacttccgggtattgcgggCCCCGGAgacacgatgacgtcacttccacgcatgcacgcgggagccgccCGTAACGGCGCACTCACTAAAGCAGCGGCACGTACGGCAGTTTTCTGCAGCGCGCATGTGCCGACCACATCGGAAAATACAGGAGAGATCTCCTaaaccagtgatggggaacctcggcaccccggaggttttggaactacttttcccatgatgctcttgcactctgcagggtagtggagcatcatgggaaatgtaggaggtgtcgaggttccccatcactgtccTAAAGCGTTCCGGTGTTGGAGATATCCGGGGAGcgacaggtaagtcttattatagactATTGTAAGGGGCCATGTGTCCTCGCCATGTATGTACTGACACgccccttatgtgacagtagTGACACGCCCCTCTCCATGGTGACATCGGGGGTCTTCACCCCAAGAACAGAACATACCATGAAATCCTGGAATGAAACTTTCCCCTAAACTAGGAAAAGAGATGAAAGTTCTCGGGAATATCTGGGGAATTCTCTCCTGTTATCCGGGATGAGGATCTGCTCTATTCAGAGGAAGAGTTTTCCTCCCCTCACAATCTATACTTTAGTATCAAGTCTCTCTCGTCTCCGACATTCCACATTTTACCATTTCTTCTTtttcccgcattctgcaggtctgtcccgggcagtgccgatcctgacctccctggggccctaagcaaaatgacatggcacattaaaaatgagaagcggggggcgctgacgacagtgacatgtcacattaaagaaagttgagaagcgggggagaaatgacatcttacattaaattgagaagcagggggtgctgacttcttacctctttgcccatgcagccagcgagttgagaagcggggtgagggggcgaaaatgactacTCACCAGGCggtgcctctagtaatttggggggccctaagcggcttgcataatgagcctatagggcggatcggccctggtcccgggtaccttcactctgggacaatacagtttcccggaatgaaactgacacaggtcccagcatgacccccccaaagctaaagatgtgaccccccccgccccccaaatagtgaagaactacaggtcccagcatagatctgtgaaatctatgggatcactcTCTAGATCTCATaggttcatgctgggagtttcaaattgggggggggggtcacacccttagatctcaggggttcatgctgggacaggTAGTCCTTTATTTTGGGGGGTGTGATCTCCCCAAAGTTAAAGGAATACAGGCCCCAGCATGACCCCCCCAGAGCTAAAGATGTGAgaccccccgccccccaaatagtgaaggactacaggtcccagcatgaacccctcagagctgaagatgtgaccacCTGACAGAACCCAGCAGAGGTGTGTGAGGGGGGACCAggaaagaacatggggggggggggggcgagagcacaagtgaggcagagaacacagggaggaaaagcagagcatgggggtggcagagaCCATTTAGTACTCAGATGGTGAGTCAggacttctcatccaacatcagtttcAGTTTATCATCAATTCCGTGTAtgggtgtcacagggacaggaagtgagaaatttccACCATGGTGACACAGGTGatcacacttcctgtcccagtgacactCACTCCCCACATTCCTTGTATGGGAGTCACAGGGAAgtcacctgacctcatccctaccgatcacccgacctcacccctaccgatcacccgacctcagaAATGGGGACAAAGTCTTTTTCCGAATCTAACAGGTTTACttttaagattgtcctgtatttgtctccatccatcaactctgaccagcttccctgtccctgctgaagaaaagaatccccaccacatgatgctaccaccatgtttcacggtggggatggtgtgttcagggtgatgggcagtgttagttttccccacacatagctgaaagttgaattttggtgtcatgtgaccagagcaccttcttccacatgtttgctgtgtcccccacatggcttctcacaaactacaaacaggacttatgtctttcttcttgtcactcttccataaagggcagatttgtggagagcaccactaatagttgtcctgtggacagattctccccagtATGTGTGttccctctgtactgggaacacacatcggtctcctcacctgacaggaccgtggatctatgtttacacacacagatccacgttcctgcCGTGATCGTGGGCAATCACGGGTGGGTGCCCGGCGGAtaccgggtcccgagcgatgccacACCCCCCCCGGTGGCTGGGAAGCCTAGGACGTCATACgacatccacccaggatgggagatcccatctgtggacgtcatatgacaatgggcgggtaggaaAGTGCCTAAAAGAGGTGGTGACATgtcgacaaaaaaataaaaaaaataagggggcATACTAAATGGACCACGGGGTAATTTTTCTGCAATCGCCTTTCTTTGTCTCCTATCTGCCTGTCACCttccctctgaagagcgatcacttttcagagggccagcaaggtctggtgtcggtgcaagcgtagatgggtttttcagaggccttttccacatgtttgtacCCATGACTTatagttagggtgaccacatttccaaactgccattcagggacatcccccccccaaaaaagataactttttatataaaaaaaaaaagtgaccccCATGGTTTTCaccggttcatcctgggacctgtacttcttcactagttggggggggggggggtcgcatctTCAGCTCTTGGTGCTAGGGGGGACATGGAGATCACTCATGGCACAGACATGTGTCATATGCAGAGCCCATGAAGAAAGCCAATTACTTGACTCCATCATATATGCGTTACATGGTTGTAAAGGGGTTGGTTGAAAGACTCATGCAGGGAAAACGACCCCCCCACCATAGCATGTACACCTGAAGTGTAGTAAATGGTCCAGCACCCCCAGTTTACTTGTGATGTAGCAGTGCCAATTGAACCAGCATTGGGGGGGTGTTATTGAATCAGAGGCGACACAGAAAGCTGGAGATTCCCAGATGGACTTTATTGAAGCAAATACATTCAAAGCTCCCTCCTCCCATGCCTGTACCCCGAGACCGGCAGAGGGGGAAATGGGAGACTGAGGTCACATGATCTTATCTTTAAAAAGGTGGTGAAATGGTTTTCTATCAACAATGGACGCCTGCCATCTCATCCAATCTGGCTGCATCTTCCAGAGCTACAATGTCAAGCTCACACACAGGGAATACTGGGGTCAGTAACAGTTCTAGGGGGATGAAAAGTGCTAATTATGAGGGTGTAAAGTTCTCTGTACCCCAGACAGGACAACAAGGATAAGTGCTTTGGATGATGGCTCCTTCCTCTTTATTTGGAGACTTGGTGGATGGCGTGTGCCAAATAGCCAACATTTCCAGAAGTGACACCGGCGACAGAGATGCGGCCGTCCTTTGTCAAGTAGATGGAGAATTCTTTCATCAGACGTTCCACCTGGAGAAAGATgattataatattataaaaagGAAATAAGAATTGTGCACTGGTTGATATGGGTACTGTGACAGAGCCAACCAGAACAGGGGGCTTTTGAAGGACGACTGCAGGGTGGCCTCTTGCCtactatgggccctggcttttgAGAGGGGCTCCATTTTTGGGAGGTGTGTGTCTGGGGGACCCTGGGAGTGGTCTTGCTTTGGATTTAGGTCCTTCCTTGTCTCCCCGAAACACAGACCTGGGAATCTAGGCATAGAATAAAGATGTGGGGGCCTTTGTCTAAGGCAGTCATTGCTGGTTTAGGCACTGACTCAGCAGATGTTAATATAATAAGCTCAAAACAACCCGATGCTGGGGTCtcctgcttttaaaaaaaaaaaaaaaaaaaaaaaaaaaacagacatcttTCTCCCATTATATGCCTCCAAGGTGTGAATTTGAATTGTTAATAGAGTCACCAATTTGTCCATCTAATCCTTCAGAGATTTGGGCAGCCCTAGGTCTTCTTACTGGGAAACTGGTGCCAACAGCTTAATTACCGTTTATGTTGGCTGTTACTTAGCCATTTTaattatgagaaaaaaaaaagagaaagattcTGTGGGCGTTTACAATAAAGAGAGTTCCAGTTTGCACCCAAGCTAGTGTCGTCTAGTTCTTCAGTCGCTCAGCTATGATACCTGGGTCCTGGTTCCAGACTGGTGGAAGCTGCATCTTGACATAAGCATCCAAGCTGGGTGCTAGGCGTTCCATCACAGATTCAAGgacactagggctgcaactaacgattattttcataatcaattagttggccgattgtttTGATTAATTACCTTAgcaattttgctgcgatttgcatttttttgggccaattttttttttttttttttaattctaaacacaaattgccgcaaaaacgtattacatgcttttctgcagcttctccatttaagtatattaaacaaaaaaataaataaaaacagcacaggtatgcattaaaaaaagtccttgccctttacaaatatgcagcagctgaaaaaaaaagcatggatgtgaacgtgtcccataggaaacaatgtaaatgaactgtagtgcgtttctgcaaaaaaaaagtgtgaaccaggcctgagatgtttagtaacataatggggtatataaaaaatatatataaataagctactgtaaggggttaatttactgtggtacagtgaaagtaatatttacagtagcgatttgctcttttttgtactataaagggaaattttttttttcaaccccattatgttactggccgattaatcgattatgaaattaatcgattaattgtgATAAACCAACAGAGGCAGTCAGTGAGTACACAAAGTATGAGATCCTTTTAATTATTTCAATGGCAGCTCACCTGCTCTGGGCGCAGACCGGTGAAGCAAAACATGCCAATCTGGTCACTGATGTGCTGCCAGCTGTGAATGGAGCCCTCCTTCTTCAGGTTGGACACCAGTTGCTCTCGCATGCTGATGATACGATTAGCCATCCCCTTTACCTCCTGCAGCCTgtagaggaaaaacaaaaaaaaaaagtgaatacgtTTACACCAACACAGAACAGAGACAGAGGGAAGGAGAAGGGTGATGGGTCTGGCGTACCACTCGCTGCGCAGCTCTGGCTGAGTCAAGATTGCTGCCGCTATCCTTGCTCCATTCAGAGGAGGGTTGGAGTACATGGGACGAATAAGGATCTTCAGTTGAGACTCCACCCTTTTTGCTTCTTCAGCATCGCTGCACACCACAGTGAAAGCACCAACACGTTCACCTGGAAGGAGGGAGGAAGCCTAGAATCAGCAGAGTTTCCACTTACCCAGAACATACAGCTAGTGCCAGCTTGTCAAATATATTCTGCAGCATCCAGAAGCCTACTATAGTCAGAATTATGGAGCCAGAACCATATTCTTGGCAAATAAGAGCAGTTTGTTTCAGATTGATTTACAACACTTGCTATGTAGTAAATTCATATTACTCACCGTAAAGCCCCATGTTTTTGGCATATGACTGGGACAAAACCACATTAAGACCCTCCTGGATGAAATGGCGCACGGCCCAGGCATCCCTGTCTATGTCTCCACTTGCAAAGCCCTGGTAAGCCATATCGAAGAATGGGAAGAGGCGGCGGCTCTGGAAGgtgaacaaaatacatttttcttcctCAGAATAAAGTGTTAGTGAACACCAAAACTACCCccacagactcctcccccacaACCAACTTCTCAATTTACCCCACGACCCCCTACCCCAGTGCAACCTGCAGCCTCCTCATGTCACACACAAATTTACCCCCACAAACCCTACCCCAATCCAGCCTGCAGACTACCCCTTCTAATACACCCCCCCATGGGCTCTGCCCATTCTACACCAAAGCCTCTTTATGCCACACCCCAATGTTTCCCACAACACCCTACCCCAATCTAGCCCAGTCTCCCCCCTCCTACTACCCCAATCTACCCAGCAGACTTCTCATGCCACCCTCTAAAATGCACTCTGCAAACTCATCATCCCAACCTCCACTGCTCCAGTCTCCCCCAGCCAAGTCCTGCATCCCAGCTCTCCTTCCCCTATTACAATAAGAAAGGCTCAGAAGTTGCCTGCAGTTTCCTTTAAGGAACAGGAAGTAAACAGAACTTAGAAAAAGGTCTTGCTACGCTATGAACTTTAGGTTAAGTTTAATGATTACcaatttataaattattttgttCTACCTATAACCAAAAAAGGATCTACACAACGCTAATAGTGATCAGGGTAGAAGAGAAATACCTTGACGATGGCAGCAATCTCCTTCCACTGCTCCTTGCGGGGGTCCACTCCAGTGGGGTTGTGAGCGCAGGCGTGGAACAGGATGATGCTCTGTTCTGGGATTTTCTGTCGgcattggaaaataaaaaagtttcctGAAACCATGACTACAAAGTGCAGAATGGGGTGGCGGGGAAAATAAGAGGTGAGGGTTGGGTATAGGAGATGGAGAGAGCACATGAGTGCCGGATGGGATTCCACTTACCGAGATATCAGCCAGAGCACCAGCAGAGTCGAACCCACAGGTCTTTGGATCGTAATAGCCATAACTTTTGACCTCCAGCCCAGCATCCCGGAAGATGGGAGTGTGGTTACCCCAGGACGGTTTGGGCAAATACACATCACGGCTGAACTTGTAGAATCTTTGCTGTGAAAGAAAATCTAGAAATTAGTCTGACTGGACTGAATATTGCAGTCGTGACACAGAGTAGAGATTCGAGGTCAATGTATCAGTTGATCACCTCCATGCACCCAGTCCCATCATCCATTGGGGGGGCGCACCTCCATGTGGACAGTTCCTTTAGAGTGCCTCCTTGTTTGCTTTACATTGATGAGCAAGACACATTCCACCAGAAAGCAGTCTACGCTCGTGCCCTGAATAGCAATGCATGCAAGACAACACTAAGAGCTGCATATATGATTTCTGTCACTTCTACTCTGCGCTCATTTCCAGGGCAGAGGATTCATTCTCCACTCAAGAGTCATTTAGCGAGtacgaaaaaaatatttaagattGGTATGTGGAACCACCCGCTCTCTTAACAAATAATGTGCAATCTTCTTAGACAACTTGGTACGATTCCATTATATCACAGAAATATTATGCATGCATAGTTTGTATAGCTTTCCAAaaacaatttgtaaaaaaaaaaaaaattaaactgcaaAACAATCCTTGgtataaatacgtttttttttttaaaaatgtgtccgatgacAAATTTTCAAATATTGGTGTCAAAGTGCCAAGCCATGCTCCCCTCCTATGTGCCCTCACTCAACAGCTCATAATGGGTTAATCGCCTGTATCGAAAGAGGATCTGTGACGTAACCGACGAGTTCCCATATGCAATATTCACTACTCTCAGTCCTCTGACTGCTATTGATGGTTGACCCTAGCTCTTGGACACCCAGAGCTCTGCCCAGTTGCCACCAGCCAAATATACTGATCACTTTTTGATTACACAGAAATCCGGTAATCACGACGGACATTTGTGCAATTGTCCTCAAAGACTGAGATGCAGATCCACTTCGTACCTAGCACACATAGGACCATCAGCATTCTACTTACTGTAtaaacttgagtataagccgaggccccCAATTTaaccacaaaagtttttttttggacgCAAGtagaagcctagggtgtccatctgcatgcctcactgtgcccatgactagactgatgtttaacatgggagtctatggaaggggtgcccggctttggagagggggagagggagagacaaAAATGAAGAAGTGCTCCCCAGCCAAAACTTTGCACacctgtagaggaagagtggggctacatgtgtgccaagtttggggcacCAGGTCTCCAAAGTCCGGGTGCAAAAAGGTgaatcgagtataagctgagggggcattttcagcacaaaaaaaaaatacaatttgctaaaaaaaaactctgcttttACTCCAGCTCGAGCCTCCAAGGGTGTTGACACACGGGAGTAACACCTAGGAAGTCCTTTTGATAGTTATATGGCCATTGGCCGTGGCAGTACCATGTGTACACTTGGCATCCGGGCGATTGTTTGCATGCCATTCACTAGTGGTTCTGTGTGTTACCCTATATGAGGGTTTATACCCTTGACCAATTTTAGGCGATCATATTGTTAATATACAATACATTttaccagggcttgacaaatcccagtcaccatggcgactagaaatagggtcctggcgacttggcttggaagggggggcaaaaaaaagaaaaaagaaaaaaaaaaaaaaaaaacacttggagctggcgccatctggtggtgagccgttggtattacaagttattaccaccagatgtgagctggcgccatctagtggtggccgttggtattacaagttaagcattacaagttaaacagcaattctaatgtaatttttcactattttcactgcaatCTTcctccctccaattagaacccccaaacattatatatattttttatcctaacaccctagagaataaaatggcgatcgttgcaatactctgtcacgccgtatttgcgcagcggtcttacaagcgcacttttttggggaaaaattacactttttttaattaaaaaacagtaaagttatccccattttttttttatattatgaaagataatgttacgccgagtaaattgatacccaacatgtcatgcttcaaaattacatccgctcgtggaatggcgacaaacttttaccctttaaaatctccataggcgttgtttaaaaaaattctacaggtttcatgttttgagttacagaggaggtctagggctagaattattgctctcgctctaccatcgcggcgatacctcacctgtgtggtttgaacaccgtttacatatgcgggcgctgctcacgtatgtgttcgcttctgcgcgcaagctcgccgggacggggcgcgttttctggctctcaacttttttagctggctcctagattccaagcaaatttgtcaacccctgcattTTACATACTTTTTGAACATAAGCTGTCCACACTCTTGGTACTCGTTTCCCTGTCCTAGGAGGAAGATTTTTctccaaatgggggggggggggggggggggggtgggagcacGGCTTGGCACTTTGtcaaacacattttaaaagaACTTATCATATATACCAAggattgttttgcacaaagtacCGATTGcactataaaataatttttcccTTATTTATTATTACAAATATTATTGGTTTTTGGAAAGCTATACAAACTATGCATGCATAATATAATTTTATGTGATTGGATTATAGAATGATACCAAGTTTTATAAAAAGAATGAACATCATCATTTGTGGAGACAGTGCTGGTTACATATACCAATACATCTTAAAGAAACAAACCTTTTCAAATCCGCCGTCCTTCCAATTTTATTACTTAATCACAAAACACATTGCAGCGCATGGATTACTTTATTTAAAATACCAGAATTACCTCTTTAGACCCCCATAATCATGGTCATCTCTCACTCACCAGGAAGCTGGCTCCAACCCGCAGAGATCCGGTCCCAGAGATGGTCTGCACTGTGATATACTGGAGAGAGACAGAAGAGAACACAAGTCACTACCAGACACACACCAGACTATCAGAGCTAATAACCGTGCGCTTAGGCTACCATAGAAGCTCTGGAGCCCCAGCCTTGGTATTGGCTTGAGGGTGGAGAACCAACAATTGGCTGCTTCCATCAGATTCCTCATATaggtgcttcccccccccccccccacccccaaagaaACAAATCGTTTTCTTTACacatatattggggg contains:
- the GOT2 gene encoding aspartate aminotransferase, mitochondrial encodes the protein MALLTSLRFRPSSLGSLGARASSWWSHVEMGPPDAILGVTEAFKKDTNPKKMNLGVGAYRDDNGKPFVLSSVRKAEAQLAAKHLDKEYLPIGGLADFARASAQLALGDNAEVVQCGRYITVQTISGTGSLRVGASFLQRFYKFSRDVYLPKPSWGNHTPIFRDAGLEVKSYGYYDPKTCGFDSAGALADISKIPEQSIILFHACAHNPTGVDPRKEQWKEIAAIVKSRRLFPFFDMAYQGFASGDIDRDAWAVRHFIQEGLNVVLSQSYAKNMGLYGERVGAFTVVCSDAEEAKRVESQLKILIRPMYSNPPLNGARIAAAILTQPELRSEWLQEVKGMANRIISMREQLVSNLKKEGSIHSWQHISDQIGMFCFTGLRPEQVERLMKEFSIYLTKDGRISVAGVTSGNVGYLAHAIHQVSK